In one Pseudomonas sp. 31-12 genomic region, the following are encoded:
- a CDS encoding transporter substrate-binding domain-containing protein, translating into MSDFKFDTQGISRRGLLKATGYGSLAALAASAMGPMSFAFASGQPIKTVRPGYLTAACLGDMPLGALRDGVPVGTDLELLKIIADRLELKLDVLTMGFPAVVEAVRSGRADWFGGNFAWNPMRSKILLLTDPVFYTGAYVIMRDSEPFDTAITVNDVKGRTIGAITGYFTIPDMKKIEGVKEVKLYDNTDSCLRDVRAGRLDFAVLDAPTIDYMILQDPSLKLKQIPMSYDENFPSLTAKFEAIWGVHPQHQDLFDGINQGLRWLKATDQIKPVLAKYGIKNPDYLVPPTKNPRIGVDRDEQGNLIGPFKHQPRDFSQAFA; encoded by the coding sequence ATGTCCGACTTCAAGTTTGATACCCAAGGTATTTCCCGACGCGGCCTTCTCAAAGCCACCGGCTACGGTTCGTTAGCTGCATTGGCCGCAAGCGCAATGGGCCCGATGTCCTTTGCCTTCGCGTCCGGGCAACCGATCAAAACCGTACGCCCCGGCTACCTGACCGCCGCCTGCCTGGGCGACATGCCCTTGGGCGCACTGCGCGACGGCGTTCCGGTCGGCACCGATCTGGAACTGCTGAAGATCATTGCCGACCGCCTCGAACTCAAGCTCGATGTGCTGACCATGGGTTTCCCGGCCGTGGTAGAAGCAGTGAGATCCGGGCGCGCCGACTGGTTCGGTGGCAACTTCGCCTGGAACCCGATGCGCTCCAAGATCCTGCTGTTGACCGACCCGGTGTTCTACACCGGTGCCTACGTGATCATGCGCGACAGCGAGCCGTTCGATACCGCCATCACCGTCAACGACGTGAAGGGCCGCACCATCGGTGCCATCACCGGCTATTTCACCATCCCGGACATGAAGAAAATCGAGGGGGTGAAGGAGGTCAAACTCTACGACAACACCGACTCCTGCCTGCGTGACGTGCGCGCCGGGCGCCTGGATTTCGCAGTGCTGGATGCCCCGACCATCGACTACATGATCCTTCAAGACCCAAGCCTCAAGCTCAAACAGATCCCGATGTCCTACGATGAAAATTTCCCCAGCCTGACCGCCAAGTTCGAAGCGATCTGGGGCGTCCATCCGCAGCACCAGGACTTGTTCGACGGCATCAATCAGGGCCTGCGCTGGCTCAAAGCCACGGATCAGATCAAACCGGTCCTCGCCAAATACGGGATCAAGAACCCCGATTACCTCGTGCCTCCGACCAAGAACCCGCGCATCGGCGTCGACCGCGACGAGCAAGGCAATCTCATCGGGCCGTTCAAGCATCAACCGCGGGATTTCAGTCAGGCCTTTGCCTGA
- a CDS encoding amino acid ABC transporter permease: protein MGYGELWEATHVELLAAAWATLQLAFGALVIGLVVGLLVALARLSRSRPLRRAALIYIEVFRGTPALVQLFIVYFSLTEIGVQFSSFQAAMIGLGLNAAAYLSEIYRSGLEAVPKGQVEAAKAIGMPHLKVLRWVVLPQAIRIVLAPIGNVAISLLKDTSVASLIAAPDLMLRAQDLSSVYFMPLEIYILVGAIYFALCYPLSLGVRLLERKTRH, encoded by the coding sequence ATGGGCTATGGCGAATTGTGGGAAGCAACCCATGTCGAATTGCTGGCCGCAGCCTGGGCCACCCTCCAGTTGGCGTTTGGGGCGTTGGTCATCGGCTTGGTCGTCGGTTTATTAGTGGCATTGGCACGACTGTCGCGCAGCCGGCCATTGCGCCGCGCGGCGCTGATCTACATCGAAGTGTTTCGCGGCACCCCGGCGTTGGTGCAGCTGTTCATCGTCTATTTCAGCCTGACCGAAATCGGCGTTCAGTTCAGTTCGTTTCAAGCGGCGATGATCGGACTGGGATTGAACGCGGCGGCCTACCTGTCGGAGATTTACCGCTCGGGGCTGGAGGCAGTGCCCAAGGGGCAGGTGGAAGCGGCGAAGGCGATTGGCATGCCTCATCTCAAGGTATTGCGCTGGGTCGTGTTGCCCCAGGCCATTCGTATCGTGCTGGCGCCGATCGGCAACGTCGCGATCTCGCTGCTGAAAGACACTTCGGTGGCCTCGCTGATCGCGGCACCCGACCTGATGCTGCGCGCGCAGGACTTGAGTTCCGTGTACTTCATGCCGCTGGAGATCTACATCCTCGTCGGCGCGATTTATTTTGCGCTGTGTTATCCGCTGTCACTCGGCGTACGTTTGCTGGAGCGCAAGACGAGGCACTGA
- a CDS encoding Na/Pi cotransporter family protein: protein MSGTTLLINLAGAIALLLWGTHMISSALLRGFGTPLRQWLGHNLNNRWMALLSGIGITGILQSSTAVSLMATSFTAAGTLGLAPALAVMLGANIGSTLVVQLLSVDVSILTPIVLLAGLMVFRLRDDSRYESVGCALIGLGLMLLALRMLGSTLAEVEGAPVFQLIMQSLDGDLLIALLVALILTWLCHSSVAVVLLIVSLAATGLLSATTLIALVLGVNIGGALPSVINAGSSVGRRLPLGNLLVRAVGALVVLPFAGLLAELKLEPSVLVVSLHTGFNLLLALVFIGLTDVLAKWLTHVLPAPERDVDPGMPHYLDEAGLEVANIGLSNAAREALRMADMLSAMLGRLVQLFHTSVPACADEVRRIDQSLDLLGAAIRAYLADIGKEGISDNDADRSQEILLFVINLEHAADILSSSLTQLAMRRLRRGEQFSAFELGNIAPLHDALLESLSLAITVFLREDIPTAHHLIHRKETVRRLEAHASREHFRKLQEDKNTWAESGDIFQRVLRDYRRVHHHIAALGYPLLERAGEQPVENTDLTKENPSCAS, encoded by the coding sequence ATGTCGGGAACTACTCTACTGATCAACCTCGCAGGCGCCATTGCACTCTTGCTCTGGGGCACTCACATGATTTCTTCGGCGTTGTTGCGCGGCTTCGGCACGCCGCTGCGCCAGTGGCTGGGCCACAACCTGAACAACCGCTGGATGGCGCTGCTGTCGGGCATCGGCATCACCGGCATCTTGCAAAGCAGCACCGCCGTCAGCCTGATGGCGACGTCGTTCACGGCCGCCGGCACCCTGGGGCTGGCGCCCGCGCTGGCGGTGATGCTCGGCGCCAATATCGGCTCGACCCTGGTGGTGCAACTGCTCAGCGTCGACGTTTCAATCCTCACGCCCATCGTGTTGCTCGCGGGTTTGATGGTGTTCCGGCTGCGCGATGACTCACGCTACGAAAGCGTTGGCTGTGCGCTGATCGGTCTGGGGCTGATGTTGCTGGCCCTGCGCATGCTCGGCTCGACACTGGCGGAAGTCGAAGGCGCGCCGGTCTTCCAGCTGATCATGCAGAGCCTGGACGGCGACCTGCTGATTGCGCTGCTGGTGGCGCTGATCCTCACGTGGCTGTGTCATTCCAGCGTCGCCGTGGTGTTGCTGATCGTCTCGCTGGCCGCCACCGGCCTGTTGTCGGCCACCACCCTCATCGCGCTGGTCCTGGGCGTGAACATTGGCGGTGCGCTGCCTTCGGTGATCAATGCCGGTTCCAGCGTCGGCCGACGTTTGCCGCTGGGCAATCTGCTGGTGCGGGCGGTCGGCGCCCTGGTGGTGCTGCCATTTGCCGGACTTCTGGCCGAGCTGAAGCTGGAGCCGTCGGTGCTGGTGGTGTCACTGCACACGGGGTTCAATCTGCTGCTGGCGCTGGTGTTCATCGGCCTGACCGATGTGCTCGCCAAGTGGCTGACCCATGTGCTGCCGGCGCCGGAGCGGGATGTCGATCCGGGCATGCCGCACTACCTCGACGAAGCGGGTCTGGAAGTGGCCAACATCGGCCTGTCCAACGCGGCCCGCGAAGCCCTGCGCATGGCCGACATGCTCTCGGCGATGCTCGGCCGGTTGGTGCAGCTATTCCACACCTCGGTGCCAGCCTGTGCCGATGAAGTGCGACGCATCGATCAATCCCTGGACCTGCTGGGCGCGGCCATTCGCGCTTATCTGGCAGACATCGGCAAGGAAGGCATCAGTGACAACGATGCCGATCGCTCCCAGGAAATCCTGCTGTTCGTGATCAACCTCGAACATGCCGCGGACATTCTTTCCAGCAGCCTGACGCAGTTGGCCATGCGCCGTTTGCGCCGTGGCGAACAATTCTCGGCCTTCGAGCTGGGCAACATCGCGCCGCTGCACGACGCGCTGCTGGAAAGCCTGAGCCTGGCGATCACCGTGTTCCTGCGCGAAGACATTCCCACCGCGCACCACTTGATCCATCGCAAGGAGACCGTCAGACGGCTCGAAGCGCACGCCAGTCGCGAGCACTTTCGCAAATTGCAGGAAGACAAAAACACCTGGGCCGAGTCCGGCGACATCTTCCAGCGAGTCCTGCGTGACTACCGCCGCGTGCATCACCACATCGCCGCCTTGGGCTACCCACTGTTGGAGCGTGCCGGTGAACAACCGGTCGAGAACACCGACCTGACCAAGGAAAACCCGTCATGCGCCTCTTGA
- a CDS encoding PLP-dependent aminotransferase family protein → MSQFEQLLDELKASAALQRDKAETLYAQLADSLAEAIANGKLKPGERLPPHREFASALGVNITTVTKAMAVLQQKGLVESRPGRGTQVAQPRHPAAQFQSAPSNDPGTVDLSVNRPATDGFNRVLAQLLPRLSSDPRFGDMKDYHPSEGPLWAREAAAQWLRHTGVEAQASQMLIVEGAQHGIANTLRSLTNSGDTVLADSVTYQGINALCRSLGLILVGVDADARGMSPEALRQACAEHQPRLLFLVPSIHNPTAITLDAKRREELAAVIRQTNLLVIEDDVYRPLLDQSPPGFAALMPERTIYISALSKCIAPGLRMGFVMAPAPLVQDIAAMQRIDCWSTSPLTALIATRLIEDGHADQLVSEQREELRMRQALLATHLEGLEFQHSATGTHAWLVLPEPWTGSRFARLCQDRGVVLLAGGAFTLRPELSPQAVRINISAALSREQLINALNVISQLARQGHLYMHNRI, encoded by the coding sequence ATGAGTCAATTCGAACAATTGCTGGATGAACTGAAAGCCAGCGCCGCGTTGCAACGCGACAAGGCAGAAACCCTTTACGCCCAGTTGGCCGATTCACTGGCCGAAGCGATTGCCAACGGCAAGCTCAAACCGGGCGAGCGTCTGCCGCCTCATCGCGAGTTCGCCAGTGCGCTGGGGGTGAACATCACCACGGTGACCAAAGCCATGGCGGTGTTGCAGCAAAAAGGCCTGGTGGAAAGCCGTCCGGGCCGTGGCACCCAAGTCGCGCAGCCGCGGCATCCGGCTGCGCAGTTTCAGTCGGCACCGAGCAATGACCCAGGCACCGTCGATCTGAGCGTCAACCGCCCCGCCACCGATGGTTTCAATCGGGTGCTGGCGCAGTTGCTGCCGCGTCTTTCCAGCGACCCCCGCTTTGGCGACATGAAGGACTATCACCCGTCGGAAGGTCCGCTTTGGGCTCGTGAAGCGGCGGCGCAATGGCTACGCCATACCGGCGTCGAGGCCCAGGCTTCGCAGATGCTGATCGTCGAGGGCGCGCAGCACGGTATCGCCAATACCTTGCGCAGCCTGACCAACAGCGGCGACACCGTGCTGGCCGACAGCGTGACCTATCAAGGCATCAATGCCTTGTGCCGTTCTCTGGGTCTGATCCTGGTCGGCGTCGATGCCGATGCGCGCGGGATGTCGCCCGAAGCACTACGTCAGGCCTGCGCTGAACATCAGCCACGCCTGTTGTTTCTGGTGCCCTCGATCCACAACCCGACCGCCATCACCCTCGACGCCAAACGCCGCGAAGAACTGGCCGCAGTGATCCGGCAAACCAACCTGCTGGTCATTGAGGACGATGTGTACCGGCCGCTGCTGGACCAATCGCCCCCGGGCTTCGCCGCGCTGATGCCGGAGCGCACGATTTATATTTCGGCCCTGTCCAAATGCATCGCGCCGGGGTTGCGCATGGGCTTTGTCATGGCCCCGGCGCCATTGGTGCAAGACATCGCCGCCATGCAGCGCATCGACTGCTGGAGCACATCGCCGCTGACCGCGCTGATTGCCACCCGGCTGATCGAGGACGGGCATGCCGACCAACTGGTCTCGGAACAGCGCGAAGAGTTACGTATGCGCCAAGCGCTGCTGGCCACGCATCTTGAAGGCCTGGAATTTCAGCACAGCGCTACAGGCACCCACGCCTGGTTGGTGTTGCCGGAACCCTGGACCGGTTCGCGTTTCGCTCGCCTGTGCCAGGACCGCGGCGTGGTGCTGCTCGCCGGTGGCGCCTTCACCCTGCGTCCGGAACTGTCGCCGCAAGCGGTGCGCATCAACATCTCGGCGGCCCTGTCACGGGAGCAGCTGATCAACGCCTTGAACGTCATCAGCCAATTGGCGCGCCAGGGTCATCTCTACATGCACAACCGGATCTGA
- a CDS encoding amino acid ABC transporter permease produces the protein MFDSIALNKAIDMLPYFLNVLGIGALTTVGLTAAAFVVATLLGFCLALMRLSRSRVLSLVASVYLEIFRNVPILTQLFILYFGLTYIGITLPAIGAAIIGFGLNGAAILSEVFRSSIRTIDRGQSEAAFSIGMTRSLAMRIIVLPQAFKVAIPGMANFAIGLLKDTSLASAAAVPELTFKARMLVSETYQTNLIYFLLATIYLLLSLMLSHWAARTERRLKVVKEH, from the coding sequence ATGTTCGATTCCATTGCCCTGAACAAAGCCATCGACATGCTCCCGTACTTTTTGAATGTGCTGGGCATCGGTGCATTGACGACTGTCGGGCTCACGGCTGCCGCGTTTGTGGTGGCGACGTTGCTGGGGTTTTGCCTGGCGTTGATGCGTCTTTCCCGCAGTCGCGTGCTGAGCCTGGTTGCCAGCGTGTACCTGGAGATTTTTCGCAACGTACCGATCCTCACCCAGCTGTTCATTCTGTACTTCGGGCTGACCTATATCGGCATTACATTACCGGCCATCGGCGCGGCGATTATCGGCTTCGGGCTGAACGGTGCGGCGATCCTGTCGGAGGTGTTCCGTTCGAGCATTCGCACGATCGATCGCGGGCAAAGCGAGGCGGCATTTTCCATCGGCATGACCCGCTCCCTGGCGATGCGCATCATCGTGTTGCCCCAAGCGTTCAAGGTGGCGATTCCGGGGATGGCCAACTTCGCCATCGGGTTACTCAAGGACACCTCGCTCGCCTCGGCGGCGGCGGTGCCGGAGCTGACGTTCAAGGCGCGGATGCTGGTCAGCGAAACCTACCAGACCAACCTGATTTATTTCCTGCTGGCGACCATCTACCTGCTGTTGAGCCTGATGCTTTCCCACTGGGCGGCGCGCACCGAACGCCGTCTCAAAGTCGTCAAGGAGCATTGA
- a CDS encoding amino acid permease, with the protein MNNAQPTDTKPGQQRLSGALRQRHITMISLGGIIGAGLFVGSSATIQAIGPAAFLSYLAAGIVVMLVMRMLGEMAVALPGVGSFTEYARIGLGNWVGFTSGWLYWYFWVIVVAVEAVVGANILQQWIPLPAWMIGLSLLAIMTAINCLSVKSYGEFEYWFASLKVFAIIVFIFVLGAYLFGFAPSTRDLLGNLVNDRGFMPYGVSAILAGVPTVIFAVGGAEIATIAAAESDDPSKNVANMTRSVIFRVITFYVGSIFLIVCVVPWGQIVAGHSPFVAALEVMRIPGAAMIMQAVVLVAVLSALNSGLYVSSRILFGLSQRGDAPAQLSTLTGRKVPRAAVLLSSVIGYIAIMAAIISPEGVFLFLVNASGAVMLFVYLAVALAQIKVRRQVEATAPARLTLKMWLFPWLSYAVVAVIAGVLVAMAFQESLRTQFLASLVSLGVVCAAYLVLKRRRQQLGKPHVNAIDILAGLPTRS; encoded by the coding sequence ATGAACAACGCCCAGCCCACCGATACAAAACCCGGCCAACAACGCCTCAGCGGGGCGCTGCGTCAGCGCCATATCACGATGATTTCCCTCGGTGGAATCATCGGCGCCGGCCTGTTTGTCGGCAGCAGTGCAACCATCCAGGCCATTGGCCCGGCAGCTTTCCTCAGTTATCTCGCTGCTGGCATCGTGGTGATGCTGGTAATGCGCATGCTCGGTGAAATGGCGGTGGCCTTGCCCGGTGTCGGTTCCTTTACCGAGTACGCCCGCATCGGCCTGGGCAATTGGGTCGGCTTCACCAGTGGCTGGTTGTACTGGTACTTCTGGGTGATTGTGGTGGCGGTGGAAGCGGTAGTCGGGGCTAACATCCTTCAGCAATGGATACCGCTGCCGGCATGGATGATCGGCCTGAGCCTGTTGGCGATCATGACCGCCATCAACTGCCTGTCCGTGAAGTCCTACGGCGAGTTCGAATATTGGTTCGCGTCATTAAAGGTGTTCGCGATCATCGTCTTCATCTTTGTACTCGGCGCCTATCTGTTTGGTTTTGCCCCAAGCACCCGCGACCTGTTGGGCAATCTGGTGAATGACCGCGGCTTCATGCCTTACGGCGTGAGCGCGATTCTTGCCGGTGTGCCGACAGTGATCTTCGCCGTGGGCGGTGCGGAAATCGCGACCATCGCCGCCGCTGAGTCCGATGATCCGTCGAAGAACGTGGCCAACATGACCCGCTCAGTGATCTTCAGGGTCATCACCTTTTATGTCGGCTCGATCTTCCTGATTGTCTGCGTGGTGCCGTGGGGGCAGATCGTGGCCGGCCATTCACCGTTCGTGGCGGCACTTGAAGTCATGCGCATTCCCGGTGCCGCGATGATCATGCAAGCGGTGGTGCTGGTGGCCGTGCTTTCTGCGCTGAACTCCGGGTTGTATGTGTCTTCGCGGATTCTGTTCGGCCTCAGTCAGCGCGGTGATGCTCCGGCGCAACTATCGACCCTCACCGGACGCAAAGTGCCAAGGGCGGCGGTGCTGCTCAGCAGCGTGATCGGCTACATCGCGATCATGGCGGCGATCATTTCCCCCGAAGGAGTGTTCCTGTTTCTGGTCAACGCCTCCGGTGCGGTGATGCTGTTTGTGTACCTGGCCGTGGCGCTTGCGCAGATCAAGGTTCGCCGTCAGGTAGAGGCCACGGCGCCGGCCCGGCTGACCCTCAAGATGTGGCTGTTCCCATGGCTGTCCTATGCTGTGGTAGCAGTGATAGCGGGTGTTTTGGTCGCCATGGCCTTTCAAGAATCCTTGCGCACGCAGTTCCTGGCCAGCCTCGTCAGTCTCGGCGTGGTCTGCGCTGCCTATCTGGTGCTCAAGCGCCGTCGCCAGCAGCTCGGCAAGCCCCACGTCAACGCCATCGACATCCTGGCGGGGTTGCCGACGCGGTCATAG
- a CDS encoding amino acid ABC transporter ATP-binding protein, with product MAESTPLVRIEGLYKSFGSLDVLKGIDLSVQQGQKISLIGPSGSGKTTLLRCVNYLEEPTKGDIYIDNELIGQRLVGTRKVPMSDKELARMRTEIGMVFQRFNLFPHLSVLDNIILGPLKVQQRSRAEAVELAEDLLNKVGMFAKRDVFPEQLSGGQQQRIAIARALAMQPKLMLFDEATSALDPELVGEVLTVMRKLAEEGMTMIIVTHEMHFAESVSDQVIFMADGNIVEQGPPRQIFRESQVERTRSFIRAVQEH from the coding sequence ATGGCTGAATCAACCCCACTGGTGCGCATCGAAGGGCTCTATAAGTCCTTCGGCAGCCTGGACGTTCTCAAAGGCATCGACCTCAGCGTGCAGCAGGGTCAGAAGATCTCGCTCATCGGCCCCAGCGGGTCGGGCAAGACCACCTTGCTGCGCTGCGTCAATTACCTGGAAGAGCCGACCAAAGGCGACATTTACATCGATAACGAACTGATCGGCCAGCGTCTGGTGGGCACCCGCAAAGTGCCCATGAGCGACAAGGAACTGGCCCGCATGCGGACCGAGATCGGCATGGTGTTCCAGCGCTTCAACCTGTTTCCGCACCTTTCGGTGCTGGACAACATCATCCTCGGGCCGCTCAAGGTGCAACAACGCAGCCGCGCCGAAGCCGTGGAACTGGCCGAGGACCTGCTGAACAAGGTCGGTATGTTCGCCAAACGTGACGTGTTTCCGGAACAGCTCTCGGGCGGGCAACAGCAACGCATCGCCATCGCCCGGGCGCTGGCGATGCAACCCAAGCTGATGTTGTTCGATGAGGCCACTTCGGCGCTGGACCCGGAGCTGGTGGGGGAAGTGCTGACCGTCATGCGCAAGCTGGCAGAGGAGGGCATGACGATGATTATCGTGACCCACGAAATGCACTTTGCGGAAAGCGTCTCCGACCAGGTGATCTTCATGGCCGACGGCAACATCGTCGAACAGGGCCCACCGCGGCAGATTTTCCGCGAGAGCCAGGTCGAACGCACCCGCTCCTTCATCCGTGCCGTGCAGGAGCATTGA